The following nucleotide sequence is from Nitrospirota bacterium.
GGTTTCCCCGGTTTCGTCGTCCCTGAAGATGTAGAACTGAAGGCAGATGCTCTCCTTCGCCTGCCGGGCGGCCTCCAGGATGCCCCCGAAGGCGTCCTGTCCCCTCCAGAGAAGCTCCACCTCGTTTCCGCCGATGAAGGTCCCCTTGGCGATGCGCTCTATTTCCTCACGGACGAAACTCATGCCTTCCCCTACAGTGTATAACGGGACGGCCGGAATATTTGACTATTCGCGCGGGATTTTCTTTAATAGGGCATGAAGCTCGGCATTCTGGTCACGACGGACCGCCACCGGGAACATGTGCTGGGGCTGGCCAGGGCGGCCCTCGCCCGGGGCCACCAGGTGGCCGTTTTCTCCATGGACGAGGGCATACGGCTCCTCCGGGACCCGGAGTACAGACGGCTCTGCGGGCTCCCCGGCGTGCAGATGGCGTTTTGTGACCTCAGCACCAAGCAGTACGGCGTCTCCAAGGAGGGCGTCCCCGGGGAAATCGTCTGCGGGAGCCAGTACGACAACGCCAGGATGATGCACGATGCCGACAGGGTCGTCGCCCTCTGAGGTGGAGAAACATATGAAAGTCCTCCATATCCTCTTTGACGGCCCCGACGACCTCTCGGCGAGAATCATCTCCGCCCAGGCACCCGCCGCGGAGGTGAAGGTCGTGGACTTCCCCGGCTCCGGCCTTTCCTACGAGGCGCTCATCGAGGAGATTTTCGGCCACGACCGGGTGGTCTCGTGGGTGTCGGACGGGCCGGGCGCCTGAGGAGGATGCCGTCTCGGAAAGGGACTTCGGGCCGCTCCGAAGGGGCCTATCTTCTTTTGCTCTCGGCCCTCTCCCTCCTTGTTCCCCTGGCCCTTTACCGCCTGCGCTTTCTCGACGACAACAGGCTGACGAGCTGGCGGTGGGTCTTCGGGCATGTGGACCCGCTGCCGGTCTTCCTGGCGGTGGCCGGAGGGATTGCCGCCGCCTTTTTCCTCTCCCGCCTGAGGCTCCCGGGGCCCGGGCTCCTCTTCGTCGTCTCCTTTGCCGTGGGGGCGGTATTCTGGCCCGAGCCGGAGGTCCTGGTGGACGCCTCCCGGTACTTCACCCAGGCCAAGCACCTGTCGGTATACGGGCCGGGGTATTTCCTCGCCCAGTGGGGCAGGGGCATCGAGGCCTGGACGGACCTCCCCCTGGTGCCTTTTCTCTACGGGTGGGGGTTCAGGGTTTTCGGAGAGCACCGCGCCGTGGTGCAGGCCATGGGGGCGGCGATGTTTGCCGGGACGGTCTCCCTCACCGCCCTCATCGGGCGTGAGCTCTGGGACGAAAAGGTCGGAGATGCGGCGGGCCTTCTTCTGTTGGCCTCTCCCTATCTCCTGACACAGGTCCCGCTCATGCTGGTGGACGTGCCCTCCATGTTCTTTTTGACGCTGGCCCTGTACCTGGCCCTGAGGGCCCTTGACCGGGGCGGCCCGCTCTGGGTGGTCCTTTCGGCCCTGGGCATCCTGGCCGCCCTTCTGTCCAAATACTCCCTGTGGCTCATGCTCACCGTCATGGCGCCGGTCTTCCTGGTGGCGGCCTGGAAGCGTCCCTGGCCCGCCGCGAGGCGGGCCTTCCTCATCGGGGCCGTTGTGCTGGGCGGGGCGGGTGCTTTTTTCCTTTTCTATCGCGGAGTGGTCCTTGGGCAGATGGACCTTCTCATGCACTTTCAGCGGCGGGGCCTCACGTGGTGGACCGAGAGCTATGTGTCCACGTTTCTTTTCCAGACCCATCCCTACGTGAGCATCGCCGCCCTCTATTCGGTCTTTGTAGCCCTGCGAAACCGGGACGGCCGGTACCTGGTGGCCGCCTGGCTGCCGGCGCTCATCCTGCTCGCGCAGGTGCAGAGAAGCCGCTACACGGTACCCGTCCTTCCCATGCTCACCCTGCTGGCGGCCTACGGCCTTGCCGACGTGGGGACGGAGCGCCTGCGGCGGTTCATCGTGCACGCCGCCATTTTTGCCTCGGTGTCCCTCGGAGCCCTGGGCTTTCTGCCCTTCCTCGAGAAAAACGACATGGTTAACCTCAAGCTGGCCGGCCATGCGCTGGACTCCCTCAAGGGGCGAGCGGTGCGGGTCTTCACCCTCCCGCAGCAGAGCATGGTCAACCCGGCCGTGGCCGTTCCGCTCCTGGACCTGTATACGCGAAAGGACATACTGTACGACTACGTGCCGGCGCCTCCGGTTGCCGAGGGGAGGATTCTCTCCTCGCCGCTGAGGTTCACGTGGACCTACCGGAACCCCCCTTATTACAAGGACGGCGCGGGCAGGATGCCGCTGCTCGCCGTCATTACGCCGGGAGGGGTGGAGCCCGTTGAACAGAGGCTCGAGGCTTATGAGCTGATTAATAAATTTAATGTTTCTTCGGGGCTTTATCGGTTCAGGCCGTATGTTAGGATATATCGGCTAAAGCTTCCACACTGATATAGACACTATGGTACTGTAACGAATCTTTCACGGGGAGGGAGACCATGGACGTTGTTACCGTAGGGTTTATTATTTCGGGCCTGTTCGTGGGCCTGGCGGTGGGCTTCGTGCTTCAGCGGGGCAGGTTCTGTATGAATTCCGCGTTCCGGGACACGATTTTCATCAAGGATTTCACCTACTTCCGCGCCTACATCATCGCCCTGGTGGTCATGATCGTGGGGGCGAACTTCATCCAGGACATGGGGGTCCTGCGCCTCCCGCGGCAGCCGTTCTGGTTTCTGGCCCAGGTAGTGGGCGGGTACTGTTTCGGACTGGGCATGGTTCTGGCCGGGGGGTGCGGAAGCGGCATCCTTTACAGGGTGGGCGAAGGTCTCCTGGCGGCCTGGGTGGCCGTCATCGGCTTTTTCCTGGGCATCGCCACCACGTCCTACGGCGTTCTGAGCCCCCTGTTCAGGTGGCTTCGCTCCTATCAGTGGAACATCCGGGGGAAGTTCGCTCCCGGTCTTGAGGACCTCGTGGGGGGCGGGGTGACGACCAAATGGGTAATCATAGCCATCCTGGTCGTCCTGGCCGCGGCCTTCGTCATGAAGGGCAAGCCCTTTGCCTTCGGCAAGCAGAAGGGGATGTTCTGGTCGGTGACGGGCCTCGCGATAGGCCTGCTGGGCATCTTTGCCTTCTATGCATCCAACAAGTGGGGAGGTTTCCCCCGGGGCCTGAGCTTCACCACGCCCCTGAGGGACGCCTTTTACGCCATTTTGAACGGCAATTCCCTGGCTCCGCCCCCGTTCAAGATGCACAAGCTCGGTCCCTGGCTCATCACGTGGCCGGCGATCTACGTCATCGGCGTGCCCCTGGGGTCTTATCTGAGCGCGCGGGTTCTCAAGGAATTCACCTGGAAAGTCCCCCCCGCGACGGAGCTCTTGACGGTCTTCTTCGGCAGCCTCCTCATGGGCTTCGGCGCCACCGTGGGGGGCGGCTGTAACGTGGGACAGGCGCTCACCGGGTTTTCCACTCTCTCGGTGGGAAGCATTGTGGGCTCCATTTTCATCATCCTGGGCAACTGGACCATGGTGTACTTCAAGTTCATCAAGCCCATGGGCGACCTGGACCTCGATTAGGCAGCCGTTTGATAGCGGGGTCCGCCCGGAGAATGGGCCCCGCTTTGTTTTTGAAAAAGACACCCGGTCCTTGCTACAATGAGGCATGCTCATCGATGCGAGGGAACAGGACGTACGGGAGACCCTGCGCCGCATCAAGGAGATATTTCAGGAAGAGTGCTCCGTGGACGTTTCCCTTGACGTCTACGTCACGTCCCGCGAGGAGGCGCGGAAAGTGGGGGCCTTTACCGCCATGACCGGGTGTAAGACCGAGTACCGGAAGGAGGACGGCTTTTACGCGCTGCACATATCGGGGGGCTCCTGCCGGTGCGGGTAGGCCTCCGAGGGAAGGGTTGTAACGGGCAACTTTTAATTCAGGAGGAGTCGTATGAGGAAGATGCTGGTTGTTCTTCTGGTTGTGCTGGGGACCATGAGCCTTCTCGTTTTTGGCTGCAAGAAGAAGGAGGAGGCCCCGGCGGGGCAGGCAGCCCAACAGGAGCAGTCCGCTGACATGCAGGAAAGCAGCCAGGCCGGCGCTGATCAGCAGCCCGCATCCGGCTACGGCCAAAAGCAGCAGCCCGCGGCGGGATACGGTCAGCAGCCCTCCAGCGGCTATGGTCAGCAGCCCTCCGCAGGCTACGGCCAGAAGCAGGAGCAGTCCGGCGGCTATGGTCAGCAGCAGCCGAAGCAGGAGGAGCAGAAGTAGGAAGGGCCTTTCTTTTTCGGCAAAAGAAACTCTGCCGGGGCCGGAAGGGCGGGGGGTTCCTCTTGCCGTGACGGCCCCGGACGTTTTTCCGTTATGACAAACGGTTCTCCGGCACTAGAGACGGTTTGCTACTCGCCCCGGGACGGGCAGGGCGCCTCGGTGGTCC
It contains:
- a CDS encoding DsrE family protein, with product MKLGILVTTDRHREHVLGLARAALARGHQVAVFSMDEGIRLLRDPEYRRLCGLPGVQMAFCDLSTKQYGVSKEGVPGEIVCGSQYDNARMMHDADRVVAL
- a CDS encoding glycosyltransferase family 39 protein produces the protein MPSRKGTSGRSEGAYLLLLSALSLLVPLALYRLRFLDDNRLTSWRWVFGHVDPLPVFLAVAGGIAAAFFLSRLRLPGPGLLFVVSFAVGAVFWPEPEVLVDASRYFTQAKHLSVYGPGYFLAQWGRGIEAWTDLPLVPFLYGWGFRVFGEHRAVVQAMGAAMFAGTVSLTALIGRELWDEKVGDAAGLLLLASPYLLTQVPLMLVDVPSMFFLTLALYLALRALDRGGPLWVVLSALGILAALLSKYSLWLMLTVMAPVFLVAAWKRPWPAARRAFLIGAVVLGGAGAFFLFYRGVVLGQMDLLMHFQRRGLTWWTESYVSTFLFQTHPYVSIAALYSVFVALRNRDGRYLVAAWLPALILLAQVQRSRYTVPVLPMLTLLAAYGLADVGTERLRRFIVHAAIFASVSLGALGFLPFLEKNDMVNLKLAGHALDSLKGRAVRVFTLPQQSMVNPAVAVPLLDLYTRKDILYDYVPAPPVAEGRILSSPLRFTWTYRNPPYYKDGAGRMPLLAVITPGGVEPVEQRLEAYELINKFNVSSGLYRFRPYVRIYRLKLPH
- a CDS encoding YeeE/YedE family protein, which codes for MDVVTVGFIISGLFVGLAVGFVLQRGRFCMNSAFRDTIFIKDFTYFRAYIIALVVMIVGANFIQDMGVLRLPRQPFWFLAQVVGGYCFGLGMVLAGGCGSGILYRVGEGLLAAWVAVIGFFLGIATTSYGVLSPLFRWLRSYQWNIRGKFAPGLEDLVGGGVTTKWVIIAILVVLAAAFVMKGKPFAFGKQKGMFWSVTGLAIGLLGIFAFYASNKWGGFPRGLSFTTPLRDAFYAILNGNSLAPPPFKMHKLGPWLITWPAIYVIGVPLGSYLSARVLKEFTWKVPPATELLTVFFGSLLMGFGATVGGGCNVGQALTGFSTLSVGSIVGSIFIILGNWTMVYFKFIKPMGDLDLD